In the Paenibacillus sp. FSL H7-0357 genome, one interval contains:
- a CDS encoding acetylxylan esterase, whose translation MTNERSLSQLKAYGGSSPKPEDFDLFWERALNDLNAQPLDYELVPAEFTSELAECFHLYFTGVGGARVHCKYVRPKKAAQGKGPGVVMFHGYSCDSGDWMEKVTYAAHGISVLAMDCRGQGGPSEDNLTVQGTTIRGHIIRGIDDPNPDNLYYRNVFLDTAQTARILMAMPEVDPARVGAFGLSQGGGLTVACASLEPRIAIAVPVYPFLSDYKRAWETNITTSAYEEINYYFRFFDPHHLREDEIFNRLGYIDIQNLADRIQAKVLWVTGLADTICPPSTQFAAYNKITASKDLMVYYEYGHEYLPYLADRTLQTFMTL comes from the coding sequence GTGACCAATGAACGATCCCTGTCCCAATTAAAAGCCTACGGGGGCAGCAGCCCGAAGCCGGAGGATTTCGACCTATTCTGGGAACGGGCGCTAAACGACCTTAACGCCCAGCCGCTTGATTATGAACTTGTGCCTGCGGAATTTACCAGCGAGCTGGCGGAATGTTTCCATCTCTATTTTACCGGCGTAGGCGGAGCAAGAGTGCACTGCAAATATGTAAGACCGAAGAAGGCGGCGCAAGGAAAGGGGCCGGGCGTTGTCATGTTCCACGGCTACTCCTGCGACAGCGGGGACTGGATGGAGAAGGTCACTTATGCCGCTCACGGAATCAGCGTGCTGGCGATGGACTGCCGGGGACAGGGCGGGCCGTCCGAAGACAATCTTACGGTGCAGGGCACCACGATCCGCGGCCATATTATCCGCGGTATTGATGATCCCAATCCCGACAACCTTTATTACCGCAACGTATTTCTGGATACCGCCCAGACGGCGCGTATTCTGATGGCGATGCCTGAAGTTGACCCGGCGCGGGTTGGCGCCTTCGGCCTGTCGCAAGGCGGCGGACTTACTGTAGCCTGCGCATCGCTTGAACCGCGCATTGCTATAGCTGTGCCGGTCTATCCGTTCCTGTCCGATTACAAACGGGCCTGGGAAACGAATATCACAACCTCGGCGTATGAGGAGATCAACTACTATTTCCGCTTTTTTGATCCGCATCATTTGCGCGAGGACGAGATTTTCAACCGGCTGGGTTATATTGATATTCAGAATTTGGCGGACCGGATCCAGGCTAAAGTGCTGTGGGTGACCGGTTTGGCGGATACAATCTGTCCTCCTTCAACACAATTTGCTGCATACAATAAAATCACAGCATCAAAAGACCTCATGGTTTATTATGAATACGGTCATGAGTATCTTCCATATCTTGCTGATCGGACGCTTCAGACGTTCATGACCTTGTAA
- a CDS encoding methyl-accepting chemotaxis protein — protein sequence MSKQAKGSKGFLTRLHPSKSLGMRLFLVFFIATMGIVLSLGYTSYSVARQTIENNALSSNEQTVLQTAEKLDVILLRFEDSLGQLFYNKDIQNAVTQGNQSPANFGQPQEQSKVITGELEHWLSAVSGIQAVYLVPLNASLPISATGTTDSAFVEEIRASSWFKQLQEKPQSLWITQALKQGDQSGVLHFAKSIAGDAGGTGYIAVCDIKTTELENHLSKVNLGMDSYIQLLTDKDELIASSQHQEADTYLRLGGTLLKGVNQTSGSLPTKDEEGESILAVYGTLESSGWKVLGVVPAENLIKDAARILNTTYIAVGAAAVIAIMIGLWMVRMVSRPLSKLRHLMFQGAEGDLRVRTKITSRDEIGQLSSSFNAMMERITELVIHTNETAREVLETADALGSASRKTAAAAMDIAAATEEIAGGAGNLALEADRGNEMTAAISGQMDMVFAAAHEMESTAHSVGQASEEGVVKLKELLGRTQTTGEMTHHLVVKVNELKETASSVIKVLEVMQNITQQTNILSLNATIEAARAGEAGQGFMVVADEIRQLADQSKRSITVVAEITDKIMNDMNETVAALSDVAPLFNEQVTSVRNTSDIFVSVQEQMNHFIDRLESVSSSVDGLNQSQRVLSETIGNVSSFAEESSAASEEVASLSGEQQNVSDYLVELSGKLEHASSMLKERLSKFSV from the coding sequence TTGAGCAAGCAAGCAAAAGGCAGTAAAGGGTTCCTAACCCGGCTGCATCCCTCCAAGTCGCTGGGGATGCGGCTATTTCTCGTGTTCTTCATCGCCACGATGGGAATTGTCCTGTCCCTCGGATATACCTCGTATTCCGTAGCCAGACAAACGATCGAGAACAACGCGCTGTCCTCCAATGAGCAGACGGTCCTACAAACGGCAGAGAAGCTGGACGTAATATTGCTGCGGTTTGAAGACAGCCTGGGACAGCTTTTTTACAACAAGGATATTCAGAATGCAGTAACGCAAGGTAATCAGTCTCCTGCAAACTTCGGGCAACCTCAGGAGCAGTCTAAAGTGATCACCGGGGAGCTGGAACATTGGCTCTCTGCAGTAAGCGGGATTCAAGCCGTGTACCTTGTACCGTTAAATGCCAGTCTCCCTATCTCTGCAACGGGAACGACTGACAGCGCCTTTGTGGAGGAGATCCGCGCATCCTCCTGGTTCAAGCAGCTGCAGGAGAAACCGCAGAGCTTATGGATTACGCAGGCATTGAAGCAAGGGGACCAGTCGGGAGTGCTGCATTTCGCCAAATCCATCGCGGGGGATGCCGGCGGCACCGGCTACATCGCTGTCTGCGATATCAAGACTACAGAACTGGAGAACCATCTCAGCAAAGTCAATCTGGGAATGGACTCCTACATTCAATTGCTAACGGACAAAGACGAGCTGATTGCCTCTTCACAGCACCAGGAGGCAGATACGTATTTGCGGCTGGGCGGAACGCTGCTGAAAGGCGTTAATCAAACCTCAGGCTCGCTGCCGACCAAGGATGAGGAAGGCGAATCCATTCTTGCGGTATACGGCACACTGGAGAGCTCCGGCTGGAAAGTACTCGGGGTGGTGCCTGCTGAGAATCTGATCAAGGATGCCGCGCGTATTCTTAACACTACGTACATAGCGGTTGGCGCAGCCGCAGTAATTGCCATTATGATCGGCTTGTGGATGGTAAGGATGGTATCGAGGCCGCTATCAAAGCTGAGGCACTTGATGTTTCAGGGAGCCGAAGGCGATCTGCGTGTGCGGACCAAGATCACTTCCCGCGACGAGATCGGCCAGTTGTCGAGCTCCTTTAATGCAATGATGGAGCGGATTACAGAGCTGGTTATCCATACCAACGAGACCGCCCGCGAAGTGCTGGAGACCGCCGATGCACTAGGCAGTGCATCACGCAAGACGGCTGCTGCGGCAATGGATATTGCTGCGGCGACCGAAGAGATTGCCGGCGGTGCTGGCAATCTGGCTCTGGAAGCGGACCGCGGAAATGAAATGACGGCGGCAATCTCCGGGCAGATGGATATGGTTTTTGCTGCCGCCCATGAGATGGAAAGCACGGCGCATAGTGTAGGACAAGCTAGTGAAGAAGGCGTTGTGAAGTTAAAGGAATTGCTGGGCAGAACACAAACGACAGGCGAAATGACCCATCATCTTGTGGTGAAAGTCAATGAATTGAAGGAAACTGCTTCTTCGGTGATTAAAGTGCTTGAGGTTATGCAGAATATTACGCAGCAGACTAATATCCTGTCACTAAATGCTACGATTGAAGCGGCAAGAGCGGGGGAAGCCGGCCAGGGCTTTATGGTCGTGGCCGATGAAATCCGCCAATTGGCTGACCAATCCAAACGTTCCATTACGGTTGTAGCTGAGATTACCGACAAGATCATGAACGATATGAATGAGACTGTGGCTGCGTTATCGGATGTAGCTCCGCTGTTCAATGAACAGGTGACTTCTGTCCGCAATACCAGCGACATCTTCGTATCCGTACAGGAACAGATGAATCATTTCATCGACCGGCTGGAATCTGTCTCTTCATCGGTCGACGGACTTAACCAGTCACAACGAGTGCTGTCAGAGACGATTGGCAATGTAAGCTCCTTCGCGGAGGAATCATCAGCTGCCTCCGAGGAGGTTGCTTCCTTAAGCGGTGAGCAGCAGAATGTGAGCGATTATCTGGTTGAACTTTCCGGCAAGCTGGAACATGCTTCAAGCATGCTTAAGGAAAGACTGTCCAAATTCAGTGTCTAA
- a CDS encoding peptidoglycan D,D-transpeptidase FtsI family protein, translating into MHKVIHKRIFWGLLILSALLAVLILRLAWVQLLLKNQPVPGAEYSLARMAEIQSERETVLDSGRGRLYDRRGNPLAGETVWAAAFFPQEEQPAAAISPGAEAGMEPQRRLAAILGVPYEQLQSRISGVKEPFLWPSATTKTPQALTPQQAQEVEHLGLGGVRVLPFSRRYENEASGRQWLGYMSEASKTKAKDSPTGLRTPLTGTDGLEKTLEPLLQGVGHTEAYAQVDAHGNRLPGSPIKVKAPGNPYYPLSIYTTIDKQLQAGIEQLVTEAGLKEGAVVVLDTKNGDIQAMVSLPFYNPGHISPEGGEWNNRALQAAAPGSIFKIVTAAAALEAGITSPDEKFYCSGHYDKYGLSCQNGKGHGSLTLAQGFAVSCNTVFASLAERLSGAQLQATALALGLGRDVGWQAKDTLGLPLLRPLAGEQQGTIFTTLLPDDGGARVQTAIGQRDVRVTPLQAANLVVTLLHGGKVRAPRILQRVAFRNGQTLKELPGHLAPASAGEISESTARLLLSWMRLVVTEGTGRRLQEAHWPLAGKSGTAQTLVKGAPRNNQWFIGYGPVDHPRYAVSIAVENVAPGSAHTATKLFGQVFDLLAASSGA; encoded by the coding sequence TTGCATAAGGTAATCCATAAACGTATATTCTGGGGCCTGCTTATTTTGTCGGCACTGCTTGCAGTCCTCATTCTAAGGCTGGCATGGGTTCAACTGCTGCTTAAGAATCAGCCGGTCCCCGGTGCGGAATATTCTCTTGCCCGGATGGCCGAGATTCAGAGTGAGCGGGAGACCGTGCTGGACAGCGGGCGTGGCCGGCTCTATGACCGGAGAGGAAATCCGCTTGCCGGTGAAACCGTTTGGGCGGCAGCCTTTTTTCCGCAGGAAGAACAACCTGCTGCTGCCATTAGCCCGGGAGCGGAAGCGGGAATGGAACCTCAACGTCGTCTTGCCGCGATCCTCGGAGTCCCGTATGAGCAGCTGCAGAGCAGAATCTCCGGAGTGAAGGAGCCGTTTCTATGGCCCTCTGCCACAACCAAGACCCCCCAGGCACTGACACCGCAGCAGGCACAAGAAGTGGAGCATTTGGGTCTTGGCGGGGTCAGAGTCCTGCCGTTCTCCCGCAGATATGAGAATGAAGCGTCAGGACGGCAATGGCTGGGGTATATGTCGGAGGCTTCCAAGACGAAGGCGAAGGACTCTCCCACAGGACTAAGAACTCCACTGACCGGAACGGATGGGCTGGAGAAAACCCTGGAACCGCTGCTTCAAGGTGTTGGTCACACAGAGGCATATGCCCAGGTGGATGCGCATGGCAACCGGCTTCCGGGCAGCCCTATAAAAGTGAAGGCGCCAGGGAATCCCTATTACCCCTTGTCGATCTATACGACGATTGATAAGCAGCTTCAAGCAGGAATTGAGCAGCTGGTTACGGAGGCGGGATTGAAAGAGGGAGCTGTGGTAGTGCTGGATACCAAAAATGGTGATATACAGGCGATGGTGTCTCTGCCCTTTTATAATCCAGGGCATATTTCGCCTGAAGGCGGGGAGTGGAATAACCGGGCACTGCAGGCAGCCGCACCCGGCTCCATCTTTAAGATTGTAACGGCCGCAGCCGCGCTGGAGGCCGGGATCACCTCGCCGGACGAGAAGTTCTATTGCTCGGGGCATTATGACAAATACGGTCTGTCCTGCCAGAACGGCAAAGGACACGGTTCCCTCACGCTGGCGCAAGGGTTCGCCGTGTCCTGCAATACAGTATTTGCTTCCCTCGCCGAGCGGCTGAGCGGCGCGCAGCTTCAGGCCACCGCACTGGCGCTTGGCCTAGGAAGAGATGTAGGCTGGCAAGCGAAGGACACGCTTGGCCTGCCACTGCTCCGGCCGCTCGCCGGGGAGCAGCAAGGAACGATCTTTACGACCCTGCTGCCGGATGACGGCGGAGCAAGGGTGCAGACAGCCATTGGCCAGCGGGATGTAAGAGTGACGCCGCTGCAGGCGGCCAATCTTGTCGTCACGCTGCTGCATGGCGGCAAGGTCAGAGCACCGCGCATTCTGCAGCGGGTCGCGTTCAGAAACGGCCAGACGCTTAAGGAGCTGCCGGGACACCTGGCTCCGGCTTCCGCCGGAGAAATCTCGGAGTCGACGGCCAGGCTGCTGTTGTCCTGGATGCGGCTGGTCGTCACAGAGGGAACCGGCAGACGCCTGCAAGAAGCACATTGGCCGCTGGCCGGCAAATCGGGTACGGCCCAGACCCTAGTGAAGGGAGCACCGCGCAACAATCAGTGGTTTATCGGCTACGGTCCGGTTGACCATCCACGGTATGCCGTATCCATCGCTGTGGAGAATGTGGCCCCCGGCAGTGCCCATACGGCAACTAAGCTGTTTGGTCAGGTATTCGACTTGTTGGCCGCGTCTTCGGGAGCTTGA